The window AGGTACTGCAAACGCTGAAGCGGGAGGTTAACGAGAAGGTCTCTACGTTTTCCCGCATTCATGACATCATTGAGCAGCGGGAGCCCTTCGAAATGACCCCAACCAAGAAGATCAAGCGCTACCTGTACGTTTCGTGAGCATGGTGTTGAGGATACCAACCGAGCCGGCTGTGGTAGGGCCGGCTTTGTTGTTTTTGGGCGCGAAGCCCTCTCATCGAGGGTTGTTCAGGTAGGCGTTGAGCAGGGTCTCAATCGCTTCAAGGTCTTCCATGCTGCTACCACCTTGGGCGCGCGCCAGTTCCACACACACTTTCCCCAAAGCCACATAGACCGATCTAAGGGGTTCCGATGCGGCCAGGGCGTCGAGGTGGCGGCGTACTGTACCCACATCTCCGCGCGCGATGGGGCCGGTGAGGGCACCCAATGGGCCCTGCGCCGTGATATTGGCGACAGTGCGCGCGGTGAGCGGGGCCAGCAGGCGCAACGCGGTGGGTTCCTCGATGCCCAGCTGTACAAGGGTGCGGGCGGCACAGGAGTAAAGGGCCACCACATAGTTAGAGGCGAATACACAAGCGAGGTGATACAACGCCTTTTGGCCTGTGGGGAGTTCTACTGGAATGGCGCCCACCCGGCGCATCAATGAGCTAGCGCGGCGTCGGGCTTCGTCGTCCCCTTCTATGCCCACAAAAGTCCCCGCCCACAGTCGCCAGTCCTCCTCACTGCCTGCAAACGTCATGATGGGATGGGCAGATGCGGCGCTCACTCCTGTGCTGCGGAGGCTGTCGAACACCTCGGCGCCCAGCGCACCCGAAGTGTGGATGGTGGCAAGGCCCTCACGTGTGGCAGGGCAGGACAAGAGCGCGGCCGCGACCCTCTCCAGCGCATCGTCTGGCACAGCAACCACGATGGTGGTGGTCTCTGCAGGTATGGCAGTAGAGGAGGTAGCAGATACTCCTGCTCGGACGCGCGCGGCGCAGCTCTGAGCGCGGGGCAGGTCTTGGTCCACCACGGCGGTGATCTCCACGCCGTTTTGGCACAGTGCAACGGCCAGGCTCCTGCCCACCCTTCCAGCACCCACCACCGCAACGCGCTCGGCGGGTTGCCGCTCAGTGTCCATCAGGCAAGTCCGAGTTCCTCACGTCGGACGCGACACCGCTGCGGCCACATATCCCACCACGTAGCCGCCGCGTACCCCGGTCGCGTCGGCGGAATTGGTCTGTGCTAACACCGTCACGGTATCCGCCTGCAATAGTCTTGCCGCATGGAGGAGCACACTCACCGGTCCTGCCCCGCACGCCTGATAAGTGCCACGCA is drawn from candidate division KSB1 bacterium and contains these coding sequences:
- a CDS encoding DUF2520 domain-containing protein yields the protein MDTERQPAERVAVVGAGRVGRSLAVALCQNGVEITAVVDQDLPRAQSCAARVRAGVSATSSTAIPAETTTIVVAVPDDALERVAAALLSCPATREGLATIHTSGALGAEVFDSLRSTGVSAASAHPIMTFAGSEEDWRLWAGTFVGIEGDDEARRRASSLMRRVGAIPVELPTGQKALYHLACVFASNYVVALYSCAARTLVQLGIEEPTALRLLAPLTARTVANITAQGPLGALTGPIARGDVGTVRRHLDALAASEPLRSVYVALGKVCVELARAQGGSSMEDLEAIETLLNAYLNNPR